A window of the Calorimonas adulescens genome harbors these coding sequences:
- a CDS encoding HepT-like ribonuclease domain-containing protein, which translates to MDYKTDRTARRNLERILAEKLANIVRLRNILAHQYIDIKWDYLKKFADTYSKDVEKPVEIVDNFINL; encoded by the coding sequence ATTGATTACAAAACTGATAGAACAGCACGTCGGAATTTAGAAAGAATACTTGCAGAAAAACTTGCAAATATAGTAAGATTGCGGAACATTCTTGCGCATCAATATATCGATATAAAATGGGATTATCTAAAAAAATTTGCAGATACATACAGTAAAGATGTGGAAAAACCTGTGGAAATTGTTGAT
- the mntA gene encoding type VII toxin-antitoxin system MntA family adenylyltransferase antitoxin, translating to MDLFKKITGFLCHAGFGSYSKRRQFKESDVDIAVYLKEGYTFDDITMLWGNLEDITRKDVDLIILNSANPIIAWEAIRGSKLLIRDEELYIKYMLDISMEAEDLSNDLMDIYRMRKEVVSLHSLITKLIEQHVGI from the coding sequence ATGGACCTTTTCAAAAAAATTACAGGATTTCTTTGCCATGCAGGATTCGGTTCGTATTCCAAAAGAAGACAGTTCAAAGAGTCTGATGTGGATATCGCTGTATATCTAAAAGAGGGATATACCTTTGATGACATCACAATGTTATGGGGAAATCTGGAGGACATTACCAGAAAAGACGTCGACCTGATCATACTTAATAGTGCAAACCCAATAATAGCATGGGAAGCTATAAGGGGCAGCAAATTATTGATAAGAGATGAAGAACTATATATAAAGTATATGTTGGATATTTCCATGGAAGCAGAAGACCTTTCTAATGACCTCATGGATATATACAGAATGCGAAAAGAGGTGGTTAGCTTACATTCATTGATTACAAAACTGATAGAACAGCACGTCGGAATTTAG